The following are from one region of the Longimicrobium sp. genome:
- a CDS encoding phosphatase PAP2 family protein produces the protein MSVNIPTATDDADLSRATLCPECVEEACRPCGGYEPKIGEYRLSGPQVEPGASYWNRCPVPCPVSLKELTSVTEDPGSPHFFPPYPSDPAVVQREFAELVELERLRFDPTRIASTLPGRQRCPLSTFLQLRPQPIGATFGFARGDNFPVIFNGAELARYFENETPGLAHRLALNYLIRETNWSPPRQALVWAALDVAIYSALLAAWYYKWLSPRPNTSGRERPWEFAVANDCTLNVLYDRPVNGLGTDSVDDLVSWATGAPVVERNGRRPDFFPPVPGFINTSPGTPRHPAYPSGHSTYSGAASELLSFFFPDYRAEFDRLADNIGLARLWAGVHWRSDHTAGNQLGRTVACLVIDQLRRSGIPLVPPPARCNDVPPKLEALEEEARAFEERCGRNEGGRIPGSRCRVFNPCRIYVDAEVDSDTQGRSYVG, from the coding sequence ATGTCCGTCAACATCCCGACCGCAACCGACGACGCCGATCTCTCGCGCGCCACGCTCTGCCCGGAGTGTGTCGAAGAGGCGTGCCGGCCGTGCGGTGGCTACGAACCGAAGATCGGTGAGTACCGGCTCTCGGGCCCGCAGGTGGAGCCCGGGGCGAGCTACTGGAACCGCTGCCCGGTGCCGTGCCCGGTGTCGCTCAAGGAGCTGACGTCGGTCACCGAGGATCCCGGGAGCCCGCACTTCTTCCCGCCATACCCGAGCGACCCGGCGGTGGTGCAGCGCGAGTTCGCGGAGCTGGTGGAGCTGGAGCGCCTGCGCTTCGACCCCACCCGCATCGCCAGCACGCTCCCCGGGCGGCAGCGTTGCCCGCTGAGCACCTTCCTGCAGCTGCGCCCGCAGCCGATCGGCGCCACCTTCGGCTTCGCCCGGGGCGACAACTTCCCGGTGATCTTCAACGGGGCGGAGCTGGCCCGGTACTTCGAGAACGAGACGCCCGGGCTGGCGCACCGGCTGGCGCTGAACTACCTGATCCGCGAGACCAACTGGTCGCCGCCGCGGCAGGCGCTGGTGTGGGCGGCGCTGGACGTGGCCATCTACAGCGCGCTGCTGGCTGCGTGGTACTACAAGTGGCTGAGCCCCCGGCCCAACACCTCGGGGCGCGAGCGCCCCTGGGAGTTCGCGGTGGCCAACGACTGCACGCTGAACGTCCTGTACGACCGCCCGGTGAACGGCCTGGGCACCGACAGCGTGGACGACCTGGTGAGCTGGGCCACCGGCGCCCCGGTGGTGGAGCGCAACGGGCGGCGGCCCGACTTCTTCCCGCCGGTGCCGGGGTTCATCAACACCTCGCCGGGGACGCCGCGCCACCCGGCCTATCCCTCGGGGCACAGCACCTACTCGGGGGCGGCCAGCGAGCTGCTCAGCTTCTTCTTCCCCGACTACCGCGCGGAGTTCGACCGCCTGGCCGACAACATCGGGCTGGCCCGGCTCTGGGCGGGGGTGCACTGGAGGTCCGACCACACGGCGGGGAACCAGCTGGGTCGCACGGTGGCGTGCCTGGTGATCGACCAGCTCCGGCGCAGCGGCATTCCGCTGGTGCCGCCCCCGGCGCGTTGCAACGACGTGCCGCCGAAGCTGGAGGCGCTGGAAGAGGAGGCCCGGGCGTTCGAGGAGCGCTGCGGCCGGAACGAGGGCGGCCGGATCCCCGGCTCGCGCTGCCGGGTGTTCAACCCGTGCCGGATCTACGTCGACGCGGAGGTGGACTCCGACACGCAGGGCCGCTCGTACGTGGGCTGA